In the Tribolium castaneum strain GA2 chromosome 1, icTriCast1.1, whole genome shotgun sequence genome, one interval contains:
- the LOC661233 gene encoding probable ATP-dependent RNA helicase DDX17: protein MRGRSGRRSRSRDRRRSRSRDRGYGGGGGRRNTAGANLRKPRWDLSRLEPFKKDFYVPHPNVTNRPSYEVEEWRREKEITLKGKCIPDLVFTFEEAGFPDYVMSEIRKMGFKHPTPIQSQGWPIALSGRDMVGIASTGSGKTLSYILPAIVHINHQPRLLRGDGPIALVLAPTRELAQQIQQVATDFGRSSKIRNTCVFGGAPKGPQANDLMDGVEIVIATPGRLIDFLESNRTNLRRCTYLVLDEADRMLDMGFEPQIRKIIEQIRPDRQTLMWSATWPKEVQALAAEFLKDYIQINIIDVCQEYEKETKLSTLLKEIMAEKENKTIIFIETKKRVDEITRKMKRDGWPAVCIHGDKSQQERDWVLQDFRTGKAPILVATDVAARGLGTWYSGRHKRVNDRIIVIVAVPLNRTTVNVRSGGHVGVCGLGLPAITWSWAGGLLDDAAPRRTQIWVGWLGCEAQCPSDTHTRSRSRDLGASVS from the exons ATGAGGGGACGTTCTGGACGAAG ATCAAGGAGTCGAGACCGCCGTCGATCGCGAAGCCGCGACCGGGGTTACGGTGGCGGTGGTGGCCGTCGAAACACCGCCGGTGCTAACTTACGAAAACCCCGTTGGGATTTAAGCCGTCTTGAGCCGTTCAAAAAAGACTTCTATGTACCACATCCTAACGTAACAAACCGTCCAAGCTACGAAGTGGAAGAATGGCGAAGAGAGAAAGAAATTACCCTCAAAGGAAAATGCATCCCCGATTTAGTGTTCACATTCGAAGAAGCTGGTTTTCCAGACTACGTCATGTCCGAAATTCGCAAAATGGGATTCAAACATCCGACACCTATACAGTCGCAAGGATGGCCTATTGCTTTATCGGGACGTGACATGGTTGGAATCGCTTCGACAGGGTCTGGAAAAACGCTTTCGTATATTCTGCCAGCGATTGTGCACATTAACCATCAACCCAGGTTATTACGAGGTGATGGACCCATTGCGTTGGTGCTGGCGCCCACGAGGGAGCTGGCACAGCAGATACAACag GTCGCAACTGATTTCGGCCGTTCATCAAAAATTCGCAACACTTGCGTTTTTGGAGGCGCCCCCAAAGGACCTCAAGCTAACGATTTGATGGATGGTGTAGAAATAGTTATAGCAACCCCGGGCAGATTGATCGACTTTTTAGAAAGTAATAGAACGAACCTTCGACGTTGCACGTATTTAGTTTTAGACGAGGCAGATCGGATGCTTGATATGGGTTTTGAACCCCAAATTCGTAAAATAATCGAACAGATTAGACCAGATAGACAGACCCTGATGTGGTCAGCGACTTGGCCTAAAGAAGTTCAAGCCCTAGCGGCTGAGTTTCTAAAAGACTACATTCAGATAAAT ATTATTGATGTGTGTCAGGAATATGAGAAAGAGACGAAATTGAGTACGTTACTTAAAGAAATCATGGCCGAGAAGGAAAATAAGACGATCATATTTATTGAAACTAAGAAGAGAGTTGATGAGATTACCAGAAAAATGAAACGTGACGG ATGGCCAGCGGTTTGCATACATGGAGATAAGTCGCAACAGGAGAGAGATTGGGTTTTACAAG acttCAGGACTGGTAAGGCCCCTATTCTCGTGGCGACTGACGTGGCGGCTCGAGGTTTAGGTACGTGGTATAGTGGC AGGCACAAGCGTGTTAATGACAGAATCATTGTCATTGTGGCTGTGCCTCTCAATCGGACGACGGTCAATGTGCGCTCAGGCGGCCATGTTGGAGTCTGTGGTCTAGGACTGCCGGCTATAACCTGGTCGTGGGCGGGCGGCCTACTCGACGACGCTGCCCCACGCCGGACTCAGATTTGGGTTGGCTGGCTTGGCTGCGAGGCGCAGTGTCCGTCTGACACACACACTCGCTCCAGGTCTCGCGACTTGGGCGCTTCTGTGAGCTGA
- the LOC661288 gene encoding uncharacterized protein LOC661288 — MGIYAMSKKFQKDVNKQVSSDCVKNTSNVSKSDEEIALELTVGSANVKRWHLLKASFSCETNENFTTTLLDLAQEYLNRNPCKEEEEDGSSKKGDKGQISRNKRKKTETKKEKNQANLITVTQVTPTSTTTKTKQPLLHADIITQAVCGKTDTANDANLHNKKETVCKPSEDTAEKEEKTKKKKSLTNLDKPIKKEKSTDTKKKLDHDIRKAPELGLQNDIKLEPQKPEPELNETVNRVALKIKLCYNCNSQHVQDQCPLNYPNFVISDLIDLPSWEEKLQSLQTNNSELIKSEKEDDANQFIFAYVSLPSFLQLMETNTEHGLGVWAKMDIEEFTQFGPLVGKVVKEVDISEDSNMRDIWEIFVDSKNVYFSTENLETSNWMRFVRPAPTRDDRNITVVAKDSSLYFVSIKAIKNGEELLYWQDSSIPSKKKMEKNSCGGCNMTFAHPLYYRTHCSVFHDIRFSLTIRKYHCKVCGAAVLGKENIMKHAAELHNGQGAYQCQFCKKFFLRLNYLEMHRNYGCSANPHRARPLCDFCGRKFCQPQKLKVHIKRMHSDFSEVLKEFQCKNCLKILGSRAALQRHLKEVHQKQMDGACSCSRCGKHFQNKSNLKIHMLTHSGIKPFKCVVKSCNAAFTTKQCLQFHYKKVHSFTEDAMPKIERSIDYTFEAYSGLEDQEDKGKNEMNTQQSDLNATPLEEESDGDETSMDSKNVDDPSLPNSPMQPPDDTSPDPNPRTSPTLESYNLNTVNATMKILSKGSKKWIGEPPLQPLKPEIYQIEHQVTETQYDRPKSNLTDFTRHEASNASLLVEAALDSVCSEPNIDIDVSTTPNCTDALVNNLYTLAPSDTLPDVTTYSETVCNINEPRDINLISPSVNDHISVTDELNDELRHGQNIGMDYSGFHQEDFSPGNSPEMHPRANFVRSYINTPNFGPKNLSPVPVPSPPRYDFGHSVNTDHLSSDDSNGMAAQNLSLHSNKHDIQLDLSIYKAPYNLQNRKEFRVKFDDLDAKSKYSLIEPGKSYVEEENNALDGEQVIDQNELSGNIVVDLKEKEDEHERNKYPDDLSTDIRTNKFDIDLDLRLKSYDMEGENLRTRGLYESNYEKNYEIIDNIENRKPYDPALDGDFRTDRNFEPLVLNSSELQGLDMSARSFHNYSNINRYHHLYPEVDRVDLRLNYSPPAPPYTHADILRVVSLDLTPPGRHSVDLSLRTHPLHQIANSRLLSEHAPHRLLTSDLSGRILSDHTTNRILSNNDQLGSNHLLGADQRLLGEESRIISEQSRLIGDGRILAPTTPGGAVSPIPFSGYSVSQSPYHPTPLAPRPHVTSPTPTPYHHYSTYY; from the exons ATGGGAATTTACGCAATGTCCAAAAAGTTCCAAAAAGATGTAAACAAGCAAGTGTCAAGTGATTGTGTCAAGAATACATCAAACGTGTCAAAAAGTGACGAGGAAATCGCACTAGAGCTAACGGTTGGTTCTGCAAATGTCAAACGATGGCATCTTCTCAAGGCTTCGTTTTCCTGTGAAACTAACGAAAACTTTACCACCACTTTGCTGGATTTGGCACAGGAGTACTTAAATCG CAATCCCTGTAAAGAAGAAGAGGAAGATGGAAGTTCCAAGAAAGGAGATAAGGGACAAATTAGTagaaataaacgaaaaaagacTGAGacaaaaaaggagaagaatcaagcaaatttaattactgTCACACAAGTAACACCTACTTCTACAACCACAAAAACCAAACAACCTCTTCTTCACGCTGACATCATAACTCAAGCAGTTTGTGGTAAAACTGATACAGCAAACGATGCAAACTTACACAACAAAAAAGAGACAGTTTGTAAGCCTAGTGAGGATACAGCCGAAAAAgaggaaaaaacaaaaaagaagaaatctTTAACCAACCTCGacaaaccaataaaaaaggaaaaatcaacCGACACAAAGAAGAAACTTGACCATGACATTAGAAAAGCACCAGAACTAGGTTTACAAAACGACATTAAACTCGAACCCCAAAAACCTGAACCCGAACTTAACGAAACCGTTAACAGAGTGgccctaaaaataaaattgtgctacAACTGCAACAGCCAACACGTGCAGGATCAGTGTCCTTTGAACTACCCCAACTTTGTCATCTCCGACTTGATTGATTTGCCAAGTTGGGAGGAAAAACTCCAAAGTTTGCAAACAAATAACTCAGAATTGATCAAATCTGAGAAGGAAGATGATGcaaaccaatttatttttgcgtACGTTTCGTTGCCCAGTTTTTTACAGCTTATGGAAACGAACACTGAACATGGGCTGGGAGTGTGGGCAAAAATGGACATCGAGGAGTTCACTCAGTTTGGCCCTCTTGTGGGGAAAGTGGTCAAGGAGGTGGATATTTCGGAAGATTCGAACATGAGAGATATTTGGGAGATTTTTGTTGATAGCAAGAATGTTTATTTTAGTACCGAAAATTTGGAAACGTCGAATTggatgcggtttgttcgaccGGCTCCAACCAGAGACGATAGAAACATTACTGTGGTGGCAAAGGACAGTTCTCTCTACTTTGTTAGTATTAAAGCGATCAAAAACGGGGAAGAGTTGCTGTACTGGCAGGATTCCAGCATTCCgagcaagaaaaaaatggagaaaaatt CTTGTGGTGGTTGTAATATGACGTTTGCTCATCCGCTCTACTACCGAACACATTGCTCAGTATTCCACGACATTCGTTTTAGTCTTACTATTAGGAAATACCATTGTAAAGTTTGTGGGGCTGCAGTGTTGGGTAAAGAAAATATTATGAAACATGCAGCTGAGTTGCATAATGGACAGGGGGCCTATCAGTGCCAGTTTTGTAAAAAG TTCTTTTTAAGACTGAATTATCTAGAGATGCATCGTAATTATGGCTGTTCTGCTAATCCACACCGAGCTAGGCCTTTGTGTGATTTCTGTGGgcgaaaattttgtcaaccCCAAAAGTTGAAGGTTCATATTAAAAGAATGCACAGTG ATTTTTCCGAAGTTTTGAAGGAATTCCAGTGCAAAAACTGTCTGAAAATTCTCGGCTCGCGAGCAGCTCTACAAAGGCATTTGAAGGAAGTTCACCAGAAACAAATGGACGGTGCTTGTTCGTGTTCTCGTTGTGGCAAACAtttccaaaataaatcaaatttaaaaattcacatgTTGACTCACAGTGGGATTAAACCCTTCAA gTGTGTTGTAAAGAGTTGTAATGCGGCGTTTACAACGAAACAGTGTCTACAGTTCCACTATAAGAAGGTTCACAGTTTTACTGAGGACGCGATGCCTAAGATTGAACGAAGCATTGACTACACTTTTGAGGCCTACAGTGGATTAGAGGACCAGGAGGATAAAGGCAAAAATGAGATGAATACGCAACAAAGTGACTTGAATGCGACACCTCTTGAGGAGGAAAGTGACGGGGATGAGACCA GTATGGACAGCAAAAACGTGGACGACCCATCCTTACCCAACTCCCCGATGCAACCACCCGACGACACCTCCCCCGACCCCAACCCTCGAACCTCCCCAACGCTGGAATCCTACAACTTAAACACCGTAAACGCAACCATGAAAATCCTCAGCAAAGGTTCAAAAAAATGGATTGGCGAACCACCTCTCCAACCCCTCAAACCCGAGATCTACCAAATCGAGCACCAAGTCACCGAAACCCAATACGACCGCCCAAAATCAAACCTAACCGACTTCACACGCCACGAAGCCTCAAACGCCAGTCTCCTGGTGGAAGCAGCCCTGGACTCCGTCTGCAGCGAACCGAACATAGACATCGACGTGAGCACAACACCGAATTGCACCGACGCCTTGGTCAACAATTTATACACGTTGGCTCCTTCGGACACCCTTCCGGACGTCACCACGTACAGCGAAACGGTCTGTAACATAAACGAACCGCGCGatatcaatttaatttcaccGTCGGTCAACGACCACATTTCCGTAACGGATGAGTTGAATGATGAGTTACGACACGGCCAGAACATCGGCATGGATTATTCCGGGTTCCACCAGGAGGACTTCAGTCCGGGGAACAGCCCGGAAATGCACCCGCGCGCCAATTTCGTCCGGAGTTACATCAATACGCCCAACTTTGGGCCCAAGAATTTATCACCGGTTCCGGTGCCCAGTCCACCACGTTACGACTTCGGTCATTCCGTCAACACCGATCATCTCTCATCGGATGATAGCAACGGAATGGCCGCGCAAAATCTAAGCCTACATTCCAATAAGCACGACATACAGTTGGATTTGTCGATTTACAAGGCGCCCTATAATTTGCAAAATCGCAAAGAGTTTAGGGTGAAATTCGACGATTTGGACGCAAAGTCCAAGTATAGTTTAATCGAGCCGGGCAAAAGTTACGTGGAGGAGGAAAATAACGCACTGGATGGGGAACAAGTGATTGACCAGAACGAACTCTCCGGCAATATTGTTGTGGATTTGAAGGAGAAAGAGGACGAACATGAGCGTAATAAATACCCCGATGATCTCTCGACTGATATTAGGACTAATAAGTTTGATATTGATCTCGATTTAAGGCTGAAAAGTTACGACATGGAGGGCGAAAATTTGCGAACGCGCGGGTTGTATGAATCAAACTACGAAAAAAACTACGAAATTATCGACAATATTGAGAATCGCAAGCCTTACGACCCAGCGCTTGACGGTGATTTCCGCACCGATCGTAACTTTGAGCCTCTAGTGCTCAACTCCTCCGAGCTACAAGGCCTGGATATGTCGGCTCGGAGCTTCCACAACTATTCCAACATCAACCGTTACCACCACCTCTACCCCGAGGTTGACCGGGTTGATCTACGGTTGAATTACAGTCCCCCAGCTCCGCCTTACACCCACGCCGATATCCTCCGTGTGGTTTCGTTAGATTTGACACCTCCAGGACGTCATAGCGTCGATTTGAGTCTACGGACGCATCCGTTGCACCAGATCGCCAATTCGAGGTTGCTTTCAGAGCACGCTCCGCACCGTCTGTTGACGTCCGATTTGAGTGGGAGGATTTTGTCGGATCATACGACTAATCGCATTTTGTCGAATAATGATCAGTTGGGGAGTAACCATTTGTTGGGGGCTGATCAGAGGTTGTTGGGGGAGGAGTCGCGGATTATTTCCGAGCAAAGTCGGCTGATTGGGGATGGGAGGATTTTGGCGCCGACGACGCCAGGTGGGGCCGTGTCGCCGATTCCGTTCAGTGGGTATTCGGTGTCGCAGAGTCCGTATCATCCGACACCGTTGGCACCTAGGCCGCATGTTACGTCACCGACACCTACACCGTACCATCATTACTCCACTTATTATTGA